The stretch of DNA TGTTCCAATTGTAAACAATATTGAAGAACAAAAGCTTGTCGGCATTTTAACGAATCGTGACCTTCGTTTTATACAAGATTATTCGATCTCTATTTCAGAAGTAATGACAAGTGAAAATCTTGTAACGGCTCCTGTTGGAACAACGTTACAGGAAGCAGAAAAATTACTTCAACAATATAAAATTGAAAAACTTCCACTTGTAGATGATCGAAATATATTAAAAGGACTTATAACAATTAAAGATATTGAGAAAGTCATTGAATTCCCAAATTCAGCAAAAGACGCTCAAGGTAGATTAATTGTTGGAGCGGCTGTTGGAGTAACTGGAGATGCAATGAAACGTATTGAAAAACTTGTAAGTGTTGGTGTTGATGCAATCGTTATCGATACAGCTCATGGACATTCACAAGGTGTATTAGAACAATTGAAAAAAGTACGTCAAGCCTATCCAGACCTTCAAATCATTGCTGGTAATGTAGCTACCCCAGAAGGAACTAAAGCATTAATCGAAGCAGGTGTATCGGTAGTTAAAGTAGGAATTGGACCTGGATCTATTTGTACAACTCGTGTTGTAGCTGGAGTAGGGGTACCACAAATCACTGCAGTTCATGATTGTGCTTTAGCTGCGGCAGAGTATGGTGTTCCGGTTATTGCAGATGGAGGAATTAAGTACTCCGGCGATATTGTAAAAGCTCTAGCAGCTGGTGCACATGCAGTTATGATCGGAAGCATGTTCGCAGGTGTATCGGAAAGCCCAGGAGAAACAGAAATTTTCCAAGGACGTCAATATAAAGTATATCGTGGAATGGGCTCAGTTGGCGCCATGGCAGCTGGTTCCAAAGATCGTTATTTCCAAAGTGAATCACAAAACAAAAAACTTGTACCAGAAGGTATTGAAGGTCGTGTAGCTTATAAAGGACCATTAAGTGACACGTTCCATCAGCTTGTTGGTGGCCTTCGTTCTGGTATGGGATACTGTGGTACAAAATCAATTGAGGCCCTTCGTAATGATGGTAAATTTATTCGTATCACAAATGCAGGTTTACGTGAAAGTCATCCGCATGATGTTCAAATTACGAAAGAAGCACCAAACTATACTTTATAAGCTAAACTTCTTTGAAAACAAATTGTACGGTAAAATGAATATCATCATTTTTTAATAAAAATGTAAATAAACTTCACTTTGCCATATAATTGCCATATTCCTAGATTAAAATAGGTGGGGGGACAATCCTCATCTATTTTTTTTATTACTGCTATGTTAAAATATGATAGGTGCTAAGCAGAATACATAGTATTATGTAATATAGCGATACTTATGATGGAGGTACAAGAAATTGAGAAATAAAATTAACAAAGTTTTACTGTTAGCGGTAGCAAGCATCCTCGTATTTACATCCATGTTGACAGCCACTACAACTGTCCAAGCAAATGAATTAGACCTAGAATCTGAATCAGCAATACTCGTGGATGGTGAAACAGGAAAAGTCCTGTATGCAAAAAATCCTGATGTTGCGTTACCTCCTGCTAGCATGACAAAAATGATGACAGAATATCTTGTTTGGGAAGCAATTGAAAACGGCGATATCACATGGGATACAACAACAGAAATTAGTGATTATCCATATAGTATATCCGCAAATAATTCTTTTTCCGGTGTTGGATTAAGACAACAGCAGGAATATACAGTAAAAGAATTATATGAAGCGATGGCGATTAACTCTGATAATGCAACAACGATCGCATTAGCAGAACTAATTGCTGGCTCTGAATCTGAATTTGTTAAAATGATGAACGAAAAAGGCGAAGAGATGGGCTTACAAGAATTTAAGTTTGTAAACTCTACTGGACTAGATAATGAAGATTTAGGTGATAATTATCCGGAGGGAACAAACCCGAACGATACGAATCTACTATCTGCACGTTCAGCAGCTTTATTAGGCTATCATTTAGTTAATGATTATGAAGAAGCATTAGAAATTTCTAGCATTCCGCAAACCGATTTTGGTGGACAGACCATCAATAACTGGAACTATATGTTACCACATGAAGGAGATAATCTAGCATCGTATTATTATGAAGGTGTCGATGGGTTAAAGACCGGCTTTACGGATTTAGCTGGTTATAGTTTTACAGGAACTGCGGAACGTAATGGACAACGATTAATTACGGTTGTAATGAAAACCGGAAGTGAAACAGAACGATTTGAAGAGACAGCAAAATTATTAGACTATGGTTTCTCTAATTTTGAAAATACAGAGCTATTCTCAGCAGGCTATCAAGAAGAAGGACATGAAACGATCCCAGTAGCAAAAGGGAAAGAAGATCAAGTGTCGATATCACTTCAAGATAGTGTGAGTGTACCTATTAAAGCAGATGAAAAAGATTTATATCATTTAGAATATAACATAGATCAAGATCGATTGAATGAAGATGGTGAATTAGTTGCTCCTGTAGAAGCGAATGAAGCAATTGGAACAGCGAAGCTTGTCTATGATGGTGAAACAGAAGATTATGGATATATTAGTGATGCCGGTTCAAATACTGGAGAATTCACGCTTGTAACGGATGAAGCAGTGGAGAAATCAAATTGGTTTATGCTGACACTACAAGCAATTGGAGACTTCTTTGTAAATATATTTACAAGTGCCGTTGATTGGATTAAAGGTTTATTTAGCTAAATTTCCGGTCTTGAATAAAAACTAATTAGGCAATCTTATTAACTTGTGTATAAGGTATTGCAATGTTGGTAAAAATTGATTATGATATACCATAATAAACGTAGAAATGTAACGATAGGAAATAGTAGTGATAGTTTGTTCTATAGAGAGTCAATGGCTGGTGGAAATTGACGTTCAACTATAATGAATCCATCCTTGAACATGCTTATGAAAGAATTGTTTCTGTAAGTAAGCACGGCAGACACCGTTAAAAGTTAGTAGAGCCGGAAGGTATTAATATGCCTTCAATCAGGGTGGCAACGCGGGAATTAATACTCTCGTCCCTTTTTACAGGGACGGGAGTTTTTTGTTTTGATTTGTTATATATTAAAGGAGGAATTAGAACATGTTAGATATGAAATATCTACGCCAAAATTTTGAAGAAGTACAGCAACGTTTACAGCATCGTGGAGAAGATTTAGCAGATTTAGATAAATTTGGTGAACTAGATACGAATCGTCGTCAATTAATTGCAGAAACAGAGAAGTTAAAGGCTCAACGAAATGAAGCTACAAAGAAAATATCTGAACTTAAAAGAGAGAAAAAAGATGCTGAACCTGCAATTAAAGAGATGCGAGAAGTTGGCCAAGAAATTGCTACACTGGATAAACAATTGAAGGATATTGAAGAAAAACTAGAACAAATCATGCTGTCGATTCCAAATTTGCCTCATGAGAGCGTTCCTGTTGGTGAAGATGAAGAAGATAATATTGAAGCAAGAAAATGGGGAGAGGCGCCTAATTTTGCTTTTGAAGCACTACCTCATTGGGATGTTGCGACAAATCTAGACATTATAGATTTTGAGCGTGCGGGTAAAGTAACAGGAAGTCGTTTTGTTTTTTATAAAGGCTTAGGTGCAAGACTAGAGAGAGCATTATGGAACTTTATGATGGATTTACATGCAGATGAGCATGGCTATCAAGAAATGCTTCCACCATACATTGTAAATCGTTCAAGTATGACTGGAACAGGGCAGCTTCCTAAATTTGAAGAGGATGCGTTTAAATTAGAAGAATGGGATTATTTTATGGTTCCAACAGCAGAAGTACCAGTGACTAACTATCATCGAGAAGAAATACTTGGAATCGATGACCTCCCTAAAAAGTATGTAGCATTCAGTGCTAGCTTTCGTTCTGAAGCTGGATCTGCTGGACGCGATACACGTGGATTAATTCGCCAACATCAGTTTAATAAAGTAGAACTAGTTAATTTCGTAAAACCAGAGGACTCTTATGACGTATTAGAAAGGTTAACAGGGGAAGCAGAAAAAGTATTACAACTGTTAAAACTTCCATACCGCGTAATGAGTATGTGTACAGGAGATTTAGGATTTACCGCTGCGAAGAAATACGATATTGAAGTATGGATTCCAAGTCAAGAAACTTACCGAGAAATTTCTTCTTGCTCTAATTTTGAGGATTTCCAAGCACGACGTGCAGGTATTCGTTTCCGACGTGAAGCAAATGGGAAACCGGAATTTGTGCATACATTAAATGGTTCTGGTTTAGCGATTGGACGTACAGTAGCAGCAATCTTAGAAAATTATCAGCAAGAAGATGGTACTGTCGTCGTACCTGAAGTTTTACGTCCATACATGGGTGGAAAAGAAATTATTGGGTAAACTAATAATAAATCGCTCTCTTGATCTTCGGTTAAACACACCCTAGATCAAGAGAGTATATAAAAAAATAGGTTTTATAAATTTTTTTACTATATTTTGTTGACAATGCTCGAAAAAGCATGTTATATTATTTCTTGTGTTCAGGGAGGTATACCCAAGTCTGGCTCGAAAGGGGATCGGTCTTGAAAACCGACAGGCGGGTCAAACCGCGCGGGGGTTCGAATCCCTCTACCTCCTCCATTTTTAAATTAGCGCATAAATATTGGAGATAAAAAACCCCGTTGCAGTTGCAACGGGGTTTTATTGTTAATAATGTAATTTGATAAGAGCGTATCTTGACAAAACATTAGGAAAGCCTTATAGTACAAATCAATCTAAGTAAACAAATACGAGGAACGGGCAAGTAATATAGCTGAATAATTGTATGTAGAGAATGGAATCCATGGGCTGGAAGATTCCTACAATTACCTGTATGAACCTACCCGGGAGTATGTTAGTGTAATGCTAACCGCAGCGAACTGCGATATCAATGGAGCTGGGTGATATAATACCATTAAGGGTGGTACCGCGGATAACTGATTCCGTCCTTTGACTAAGGATGTGTAATCAGTTTTTTTATTCGCTTTCTGTAAATAGTGGGGAGGCAGTGAGATCATCTAAAATAGTAATATCTATTCGGCATATACAGCATGTATGTAACCTTTTTTCAACCTTTATAAATGACTGAAACCTATCTTGATAAGGAGGATATTGAGTATGAATCAAACGATTGCATTTATGGGAGCAGGTTCGCTTGCAGAAGCGATTATTTCTGGAATTACGAAAGCTCAAATTGTCCCAAATGAAAATATACTCGTAACCAATAAAAGTGATATAAACCGATTAAAACGAATAGAAGAAGGCTATGACATTCAAGGAAATACGAATAAACAAGAAGTCATTAAACAAGCAGATATTATCATTTTGGCGATGAAACCAAAAGACGCTGCAACCTCATTATCTTTTATGAAAGAATACATTCGTCCTGATCAAATGGTGATTTCTGTAATTGCAGGACTTACAACGGAAAGAATGGAAGCGATTTTAGAAAAAGAGATACCAGTGATTCGAACCATGCCCAATACCTCTGCGTTAATTGGATATTCAGCTACCGCCATTGCAAAAGGATCCTATGTTACTGATGAGCAATTAGCAGTTGCAGAACAATTATTTCAAACTGTTGGTATGACTACAATTATTAAAGAAAAAGATATGCATACGGTTACGGCTATCGCTGGCAGTGGGCCGGCATTCTTTTACTATATGGTCGAAGCGATGGAACAAGCAGCTGTAGAAGCAGGTTTGGATGCAGAAATGGCATCTCAATTAATAGCTCAAACCGTTATCGGTGCAGGAAAAATGTTAGAATTATCTGGAGACCCAATAACACTTCGAAAAAATATTACAAGTCCTGGTGGAACAACCGAAGCCGGTGTCCAGCAATTAATGAGTGAAGATTTTGCATCAATTGTCCAGTCTTGTGTTCAGAGGGCACGAGAACGTTCCATGGAACTTGCTGCCAAGTCATGAAGGGAGAAAAACCATGCAAACACCATCCTGTAAATATTGTGGTGCACAGTGGAGTTATGCTGAAACGTTTAAAAATATTTTTAAACCCCGTATGATATGTTCACACTGTGGAGAAGAAAATTATTACCAATCCGATAATAAAAGTAGCTGGATCACGTTATTTGGAATCCCAATTGTGTTAATGGTTGCTTTATTATTAGATTTATCGACAAGCTTAATTATACTTATTTCTGTTATATTGGTACTTGTACACGTTTCACTATTCCCGTATCGGACAAAATTAAAAAAGGTAGATAAGAAATAAAAAGAGGTCGAGACAAAAGTATTTAATCAAAAGAGAAATCGAATGAATGGGTATTGGAAACCCGCTTCAGAAATATACTGCGCTTATCCTAAGGCGGCTGGTGAGCCTCCGGATGCTCCGCATTCCGGTGTCTCGCCTAGGCCTTGCTCCCACAGGACAAGGAAGACTGCGACAGCATTACATCGCACGCAGAAAATCGTTTTTTGATTTTCAAGGAGTCTCCGTATATTTCTTACGCTTATTTTATCTATCATCCGCCTTTTGACCAAATAATTTGGTTATGTCCCGACCCACCTCTTTATTAGTTGGTGATAATTTCACCTTTTTTATATTTTCTAGAAAGTTGAATGGAGCGCCCTATCTTTTCTAAAATTAACGCTAGGGAATCATCTTCTTTCATTAAATCATAATCCGAGATGTTAATTCGTAACACCGGACAAGCATTGAAGTTATCTATCCAATCACTATATCGGCGATACATTTCTTCCCAATACTCAATTGGAGTATTCTTCTCCATATCACGCCCACGACTTTTGATTCGTGAAACGATCTCATCAAAAGATCCTTCTAGATATATGAGTAAATCCGGATGTGGAAAATACGGCGTCATTACCATCGCATCAAATAAGCTTTTGTACGTATCGTAATCAGTTGGATTCATGGTTCCATTATCGTAATGCATTTTAGCAAAAATACCGGTATCTTCATAAATAGAACGATCTTGAATAAATCCGCCACCATATTCAAAAATCTTTTTCTGCTCTTTAAAGCGTTCTGCTAAGAAATAGATTTGCAAATGGAAGCTCCAACGTTCAAAGTCATTATAAAAATCACTTAAATAGGGATTAGAATCCACTTTTTCAAATGAAGTTTTAAAGTGTAATGCCTCTGCTAATGCATTGGTCATTGTTGATTTTCCAACTCCAACTGTTCCTGCAATGGTTATAATGCTGTCATTTGGAATTTGGTATTTTTCACGTAAGTTCATTTTGTAACTCCCTTTTTTGATTAGTTAGACGGTAAAGCCCTACATTGTTCGTTAATAAGGCTTTCGACATCACCAATGATTTGTTCTAAATGATCTTGATATTGAACAAAGTCCATTTGATCTCCATTAATACGCAATACAGGGATATGAGGATGTGTACGTTCAAATTCCAACATAAATGCCTCATAATCAGCAGAAAGCTGTCGTAAGTATTCTGGGTCAATATGCTGCTCAACCTCACGTCCACGCATACGAATTCGTTTTAGAATCGTATCTAAATCTGCATGAATATAAATAAGTATATTTGGTGTTGGTATGTCCTCTGTTAATATTTGATAGATCTTTTCGTATTTCTCTAATTTATCTTGTTGTAATGTACGCTTCGCAAAGATCATATTTTTTGTTATATGGTAATCAGCAATCACTGGCTGCTCTTGTTGTAAATAGTCTTTATTAATATCTTCGAGTTGTTTGAAACGATTGCATAGAAAGAACATTTCCGTTTGGAAACTCCATTCACTGATATTCTCGTAGAATTTTCCTAGAAATGGATTTTCTTCGACAATTTCCTTAAGTAAATGAAATTCAAAGTGGTCGGATAGTTTTTTTGCTAAGGATGTTTTTCCAATACCAATCGGTCCTTCGATGGCAATAAAAGGCATATCTGTCATTGGTTTCCCTCCTATTTCCCACAGACATAAAACACGCTACTTATTCTACCATAAATCGACATTATCTACTACAAGACAACAAATAGTATACATTTCTTGACAGGAAGCGTATGGACGATTAAAATTCTTCCATTAAGGAGTGATTGCTTATTTCTCTCAAACATCAGGAAAAATCAAATTCAATCTTACATAACCCTACTGGAAAAGCGCGGATTGGGTTAGCGTTATTACTAGGATTACTGGCTTTTTTAGGTCCGCTTAATATCGATATGTATTTGCCAAGCTTTCCAGGGATATCTTCAGATTTCGGCGTTAGTGCTACCCTTGTCCAATTTAGTTTGACTGCGTGTTTAATTGGACTAGCTGTCGGTCAAATAGTAGTAGGACCGATAAGTGATGCACAAGGTAGGAAAAAACCATTATTAATTGCGACTTTCTTATTTGCCTTATCTTCGCTTCTTTGTGCTTTTTCGCCTAATATCTCAACACTAATTGTTGCACGGTTCTTGCAAGGGTTAACTGCATCAGCAGGAGTTGTGTTATCTCGTGCAGTTGTACGTGATGTATTTACAGGCAAACAGCTGACAAAGTTTTTCGCTCTTTTAATGGTAATTAATGCGATAGCACCAATGATAGCACCAATGATTGGTGGAGGAATATTAGCTATTCCATCTACAAATTGGCAATCTATCTTTTATTTCCTTGCAATAATTGGCATTTTAATTGTTCTCATCGTTGCCATAAAATTAAAAGAAACATTGCCTCCACAAAAACGTATACCGAGTTCAATTGGTTCTTCTGTGAAAACGATGGGGAGTTTACTCAAGGATCGTTCGTTTATCGGCTATGCATTAGTGGTTGGATTTGTGCATGGAGGAAGTTTCGCATATGTATCCGGTACGCCATTTGTATATCAAGATATCTATGGTGTTTCACCACAGGTATTCAGTGTCTTATTTGGAATCAATGGACTTGCAATTATTACTGGAAGCTTTCTCATCGGACGATTGAGTGATATTGTCTCAGAGAAAAAACTTCTACAGACAGCAGTTACTATTGCACTTACTGCAACCTCCCTGCTTTTACTAATGACAATTATAAAAGGACCATTAGCGTCGTTAGTGATTTTAATCTTTATATACATGATTACGATGGGGATGACGATTACAAGTACATTTACTTTAGGTATGGCTAAACAAGGGCATCGTGCAGGAAGTGCGAGTGCGGTATTAGGCATGCTTCCAATGTTACTTGGTGCGTTATTTTCTCCGCTTGCGGGTATTAATGAAGCATCTGCCGTGCCGATGGGGATGATATTGTTTACAACATCGCTGATCGGTTTCATTGCTTTCTTCACATTGGTTAAAAAAAATGAAAATTAAAAAGGGTAGTATATTCAGTGATTTGTCAGCTTTTCAAATAGTGGAGTATTTAGTATAATAGCTTCTGTTATTACCTTTTATGCCCTCGTAGCTCAGGGGATAGAGCATCGGTTTCCTAAACCGTGTGTCGCAGGTTCGAATCCTGCCGGGGGCGTTGTTTTCTAAGTTTTATTATTATGTCATCTCGCCATGTTCAGATAACTTCTTTTTCACAAACAGTGTATTATTTTCAATATTATTTCACATTCTTAAAATCTGGCAATTAGATTAGCGTTTATTATTTTTATGTTGTTTGGATTCGTCTTTTAAAGCGCTAACTAAAGCTAAAAATACTATTATTATAATAATGGATGTGAATATAATTACCTCTAGCAAAACGAATTCTCTCCTTTCTTGAATTTCATTCTAAATATCAGTCAAAATAAGATTATTGTGTACGAAAACCGGAGCATTGATCAATTACCAGAAATAAATATTATAATCTTATCATTAGGGGGAGTATTATGAAGAAAAAGAATATTTTTATTGTAGTAATAATCGTTATTCTTATCGGGATCAGTGCTTTTATTTGGTATAGTCTTTCTTCTAAAACGAATTTTAAAGCGTTATTGGACAACGATTTAAACGATGTAGATGAAATTACCCATATTGTAATTGATAAAAACGACATTGACAAAAATGAATCTTTTTGGGCAACTATTGAACAAGAGGAACTTTTGAGTTTAGTGGTTTCAAAGATGGAGGAAATAGAATTAAAAGAAAAGATAACGAATAAAGAATTATATCTTGATAATACAATGACAATTCATACGATTTATGCTACTTATTTTTATGACTATAACTCTAACAGTATAATAGCTGATGGAAAACAATATGAAGTGCTAGAAGGTAACTTCGAATCATTTATTAATGATCTAGTTATAGAGTGGGAAACACCTGAAGAATTTATGGAGGATTGAAAGAAAAAAATGGGGTTGGAACGAAGCAACAGGAGGCGTTTCGAATACAATTGGCAGGATCGTATATAAGTTCAATCATTCGATTAACTGTAAAAATTAATTGTTTGTGTTAGAATCTGAGTTTTTAAATATATGAAGGTTGTTTATGAGTAATACAAATGAAGGTATAAATATAATCCTTCCTATAAACCAGCCTAATTCTCCATTTTTTAAATCAGCGAAATAGCCCCAAATAACTGCAACTATAACACCGATGATAAGTAAGTTAATATTTGATTTCTTCAAGTTCCCATCCCCCTCCCAATAGTTAGGTATATGAGAAATATTTTATCATATAGAACTGCATTTTATTTATAATAATTTGAATTATTCGTAATTTCTTTATAAGCTATTGAGAGAAAAT from Oceanobacillus iheyensis HTE831 encodes:
- a CDS encoding Bcr/CflA family efflux MFS transporter; this encodes MLHNPTGKARIGLALLLGLLAFLGPLNIDMYLPSFPGISSDFGVSATLVQFSLTACLIGLAVGQIVVGPISDAQGRKKPLLIATFLFALSSLLCAFSPNISTLIVARFLQGLTASAGVVLSRAVVRDVFTGKQLTKFFALLMVINAIAPMIAPMIGGGILAIPSTNWQSIFYFLAIIGILIVLIVAIKLKETLPPQKRIPSSIGSSVKTMGSLLKDRSFIGYALVVGFVHGGSFAYVSGTPFVYQDIYGVSPQVFSVLFGINGLAIITGSFLIGRLSDIVSEKKLLQTAVTIALTATSLLLLMTIIKGPLASLVILIFIYMITMGMTITSTFTLGMAKQGHRAGSASAVLGMLPMLLGALFSPLAGINEASAVPMGMILFTTSLIGFIAFFTLVKKNEN
- the proC gene encoding pyrroline-5-carboxylate reductase translates to MNQTIAFMGAGSLAEAIISGITKAQIVPNENILVTNKSDINRLKRIEEGYDIQGNTNKQEVIKQADIIILAMKPKDAATSLSFMKEYIRPDQMVISVIAGLTTERMEAILEKEIPVIRTMPNTSALIGYSATAIAKGSYVTDEQLAVAEQLFQTVGMTTIIKEKDMHTVTAIAGSGPAFFYYMVEAMEQAAVEAGLDAEMASQLIAQTVIGAGKMLELSGDPITLRKNITSPGGTTEAGVQQLMSEDFASIVQSCVQRARERSMELAAKS
- a CDS encoding deoxynucleoside kinase, which translates into the protein MTDMPFIAIEGPIGIGKTSLAKKLSDHFEFHLLKEIVEENPFLGKFYENISEWSFQTEMFFLCNRFKQLEDINKDYLQQEQPVIADYHITKNMIFAKRTLQQDKLEKYEKIYQILTEDIPTPNILIYIHADLDTILKRIRMRGREVEQHIDPEYLRQLSADYEAFMLEFERTHPHIPVLRINGDQMDFVQYQDHLEQIIGDVESLINEQCRALPSN
- the serS gene encoding serine--tRNA ligase, coding for MLDMKYLRQNFEEVQQRLQHRGEDLADLDKFGELDTNRRQLIAETEKLKAQRNEATKKISELKREKKDAEPAIKEMREVGQEIATLDKQLKDIEEKLEQIMLSIPNLPHESVPVGEDEEDNIEARKWGEAPNFAFEALPHWDVATNLDIIDFERAGKVTGSRFVFYKGLGARLERALWNFMMDLHADEHGYQEMLPPYIVNRSSMTGTGQLPKFEEDAFKLEEWDYFMVPTAEVPVTNYHREEILGIDDLPKKYVAFSASFRSEAGSAGRDTRGLIRQHQFNKVELVNFVKPEDSYDVLERLTGEAEKVLQLLKLPYRVMSMCTGDLGFTAAKKYDIEVWIPSQETYREISSCSNFEDFQARRAGIRFRREANGKPEFVHTLNGSGLAIGRTVAAILENYQQEDGTVVVPEVLRPYMGGKEIIG
- a CDS encoding TIGR04104 family putative zinc finger protein, giving the protein MQTPSCKYCGAQWSYAETFKNIFKPRMICSHCGEENYYQSDNKSSWITLFGIPIVLMVALLLDLSTSLIILISVILVLVHVSLFPYRTKLKKVDKK
- a CDS encoding deoxynucleoside kinase is translated as MNLREKYQIPNDSIITIAGTVGVGKSTMTNALAEALHFKTSFEKVDSNPYLSDFYNDFERWSFHLQIYFLAERFKEQKKIFEYGGGFIQDRSIYEDTGIFAKMHYDNGTMNPTDYDTYKSLFDAMVMTPYFPHPDLLIYLEGSFDEIVSRIKSRGRDMEKNTPIEYWEEMYRRYSDWIDNFNACPVLRINISDYDLMKEDDSLALILEKIGRSIQLSRKYKKGEIITN
- the guaB gene encoding IMP dehydrogenase — its product is MREDKFAKEGLTFDDVLLLPAKSEVLPNQVDLSVELTSTLKLKSPFISAGMDTVTEAEMAIAMARQGGFGVIHKNMSIEDQAEQVDKVKRSESGVITNPFFLTPEHQVYDAEHLMGKFRISGVPIVNNIEEQKLVGILTNRDLRFIQDYSISISEVMTSENLVTAPVGTTLQEAEKLLQQYKIEKLPLVDDRNILKGLITIKDIEKVIEFPNSAKDAQGRLIVGAAVGVTGDAMKRIEKLVSVGVDAIVIDTAHGHSQGVLEQLKKVRQAYPDLQIIAGNVATPEGTKALIEAGVSVVKVGIGPGSICTTRVVAGVGVPQITAVHDCALAAAEYGVPVIADGGIKYSGDIVKALAAGAHAVMIGSMFAGVSESPGETEIFQGRQYKVYRGMGSVGAMAAGSKDRYFQSESQNKKLVPEGIEGRVAYKGPLSDTFHQLVGGLRSGMGYCGTKSIEALRNDGKFIRITNAGLRESHPHDVQITKEAPNYTL
- a CDS encoding serine hydrolase; translated protein: MRNKINKVLLLAVASILVFTSMLTATTTVQANELDLESESAILVDGETGKVLYAKNPDVALPPASMTKMMTEYLVWEAIENGDITWDTTTEISDYPYSISANNSFSGVGLRQQQEYTVKELYEAMAINSDNATTIALAELIAGSESEFVKMMNEKGEEMGLQEFKFVNSTGLDNEDLGDNYPEGTNPNDTNLLSARSAALLGYHLVNDYEEALEISSIPQTDFGGQTINNWNYMLPHEGDNLASYYYEGVDGLKTGFTDLAGYSFTGTAERNGQRLITVVMKTGSETERFEETAKLLDYGFSNFENTELFSAGYQEEGHETIPVAKGKEDQVSISLQDSVSVPIKADEKDLYHLEYNIDQDRLNEDGELVAPVEANEAIGTAKLVYDGETEDYGYISDAGSNTGEFTLVTDEAVEKSNWFMLTLQAIGDFFVNIFTSAVDWIKGLFS